A part of Candidatus Electrothrix aestuarii genomic DNA contains:
- the pilB gene encoding type IV-A pilus assembly ATPase PilB, translating to MANKATDSKAPQKASLKRTVKDQSGASKLKIGELLQKAGYITVAEFNNAKAISKQTGYRLGKILVENGTIESDTIPNFLSRQHNYTLVNIAEEPPSPDAVKLVPYETAKKYLAFPMRIAGDTLQVTMAEPTDSLEVEELQNAVKKGLDVCVSTAKDIIEAYKKYYNISEEEYKSFFADDADEEVQVEQVEDWGALVSDVADEFEFEDSSDEDEGIAGQFSANDAPIIKLVNGILVKAVQDGVSDIHIEPFEKTMQVRYRKDGSLFKSMNLPLTIKNALIARLKILADLNITERRIPQDGRISIRLGRNKAVDFRVSTLPLLHGEGTVLRILDKGSLNVDLTKLGFEPETFEILKKCLSSPQGLLLVTGPTGSGKTVTLYSALNSLNSEDIKILTAEDPVEFNFKGINQVNVNVEVGMTFPAALKAFLRQDPDIIMVGEIRDISTAEIAMKAAMTGHLVFSTLHTNDSPSTVGRMVDIGIPPYLLAGSLTMVLAQRLGRRLCAKCKQPVTFERPHLLNIGFTEEQLDAEGFQLYGPKGCPTCNGLGYKGRVGFFELLEVTEEVGQAIQAEVPEEQLRKVAVQAGMVPLRQAAIKKACQGVTSVDEVLRRTVAHGDTLPAYLVNPDVEEYEDGDVIIQEGNEDDRNFYQLVRGKVGVLKQGKKIAEITEPGEYFGEMACIMNESRYATVVSLGRCKIKRYPGEKLTELIEKYPEIARKLFKTMAKRLRKTDNIVIQLAGGKRTPKPSIPPRMR from the coding sequence ATGGCAAATAAAGCAACGGACTCCAAAGCGCCGCAGAAAGCCTCTTTGAAACGAACGGTTAAAGATCAGTCAGGGGCGAGCAAACTTAAGATCGGTGAATTGCTGCAAAAGGCGGGCTATATCACCGTTGCAGAGTTCAATAATGCCAAAGCGATTAGTAAACAAACTGGCTACAGATTAGGGAAAATTCTGGTAGAAAACGGGACCATTGAGTCGGATACGATCCCTAACTTTCTCAGCAGGCAGCATAATTACACCCTAGTGAATATTGCTGAGGAGCCGCCAAGCCCAGACGCAGTAAAGCTGGTCCCCTATGAGACTGCTAAAAAATATCTTGCTTTTCCAATGAGAATTGCCGGTGATACTTTACAGGTCACCATGGCGGAGCCGACGGACTCCCTCGAAGTGGAAGAGCTGCAGAATGCGGTAAAAAAAGGACTTGATGTCTGCGTTTCCACTGCAAAGGATATTATTGAGGCCTATAAGAAATATTATAATATCAGTGAGGAGGAGTATAAATCTTTTTTTGCTGACGATGCGGACGAGGAGGTCCAGGTTGAGCAGGTTGAGGACTGGGGGGCCTTGGTTTCCGACGTTGCTGATGAGTTTGAATTTGAGGACAGCAGTGACGAGGACGAAGGCATTGCGGGTCAGTTTTCCGCCAATGATGCGCCGATTATCAAGTTGGTTAACGGTATCCTGGTCAAGGCCGTACAGGATGGGGTCAGTGATATACATATCGAACCCTTTGAAAAGACTATGCAGGTGCGCTACCGCAAGGACGGTTCTCTGTTCAAATCTATGAACCTGCCTCTGACTATAAAAAATGCACTGATTGCCCGTTTGAAGATTTTAGCGGATTTGAATATTACCGAGCGTCGAATCCCCCAGGATGGGCGTATCAGTATTCGTTTGGGGCGCAATAAGGCGGTTGATTTCCGTGTGTCTACCCTGCCTTTGCTTCATGGCGAAGGTACGGTTCTCCGTATTTTGGATAAAGGTTCCCTGAATGTTGACTTGACCAAATTGGGTTTTGAGCCAGAAACGTTTGAAATCCTGAAAAAATGTTTGTCCAGCCCTCAGGGATTGCTTCTGGTTACCGGACCGACTGGTTCCGGTAAAACGGTTACCCTTTACTCGGCATTGAACTCCCTGAATAGTGAGGATATCAAGATCCTCACAGCTGAAGATCCGGTAGAGTTCAATTTTAAGGGGATTAATCAGGTTAATGTCAACGTTGAAGTTGGCATGACTTTTCCTGCCGCGCTTAAGGCCTTTCTCCGTCAGGATCCCGATATCATCATGGTCGGTGAGATCCGTGATATCAGTACCGCAGAGATTGCCATGAAGGCTGCTATGACGGGCCATTTGGTCTTCAGTACCCTGCATACCAACGATTCCCCCTCAACAGTTGGCCGTATGGTGGATATCGGTATTCCTCCTTATTTGTTGGCTGGGTCTTTGACCATGGTTCTGGCTCAACGTTTGGGACGAAGACTCTGTGCGAAATGTAAGCAGCCTGTTACCTTTGAGCGACCGCACCTGCTGAATATCGGTTTTACTGAAGAACAGCTTGATGCCGAAGGTTTTCAGCTCTATGGTCCCAAGGGATGTCCAACCTGTAATGGTTTAGGCTATAAAGGCCGGGTTGGTTTTTTTGAATTGTTGGAGGTTACCGAAGAGGTGGGGCAGGCTATTCAGGCTGAGGTGCCGGAAGAGCAACTTCGTAAAGTCGCTGTTCAGGCAGGGATGGTTCCTCTCCGGCAAGCTGCTATTAAGAAGGCCTGTCAGGGTGTTACAAGCGTTGATGAGGTCCTTCGTCGAACAGTAGCACATGGTGATACTCTGCCCGCCTATCTGGTCAACCCGGATGTCGAAGAATATGAGGATGGCGATGTTATCATCCAGGAAGGCAATGAGGATGATAGAAATTTCTACCAACTCGTTCGCGGAAAAGTTGGGGTTTTGAAGCAGGGGAAAAAAATTGCCGAAATAACCGAGCCTGGAGAATATTTCGGAGAGATGGCTTGTATTATGAATGAGTCGAGATATGCTACGGTTGTTTCTCTTGGACGCTGTAAGATAAAACGCTATCCTGGTGAAAAATTGACCGAGCTTATTGAGAAATATCCTGAGATTGCGAGGAAGCTTTTTAAAACGATGGCCAAACGTCTCCGTAAAACCGACAATATTGTTATTCAGCTTGCTGGTGGAAAAAGAACGCCAAAACCCTCTATTCCCCCACGCATGCGATAA
- a CDS encoding glycosyltransferase family 2 protein has translation MSKISVYIIAWNEADKIRSAINSVLWADEIVLADSYSEDDTAAIATEMGARVEQITFQGFGDLRNRAMDACSHEWIFSLDADERCTPEARDEILATVVQADSVDAYYVPRRNYFMGRWIKHSGFYPDYRQPQLFRKGALHFKTDDPVHEEYSIRSDKAVGYLKQAIWQFPYKNLEEVSRKANRYSTLGAKKLQQRGRHGGMLKALGRGLWSFFHMYILKKGILDGWPGFVIAIGNFEGTWYKYAKLHELEENWQPPDSPPLGRE, from the coding sequence ATGAGTAAAATTTCTGTTTATATTATTGCCTGGAACGAGGCTGATAAGATTCGCTCGGCCATTAACTCCGTGCTCTGGGCGGATGAAATTGTTTTAGCGGATTCCTATAGTGAGGATGATACGGCGGCTATTGCCACGGAAATGGGGGCTCGGGTTGAGCAGATTACCTTCCAAGGTTTTGGTGACCTGCGGAATCGGGCTATGGACGCCTGCTCCCACGAGTGGATTTTTTCTTTGGATGCGGATGAACGTTGCACACCTGAGGCACGGGATGAAATATTAGCCACAGTTGTGCAAGCCGACTCTGTTGATGCCTATTATGTGCCGAGGCGAAATTATTTCATGGGACGCTGGATTAAGCACTCAGGCTTTTATCCTGATTATCGTCAGCCTCAGCTTTTTCGAAAGGGAGCCCTGCATTTCAAAACAGATGATCCTGTTCATGAGGAGTATAGTATCCGCTCAGATAAAGCAGTGGGCTACCTGAAACAGGCGATTTGGCAGTTTCCCTATAAAAATTTAGAGGAAGTATCTCGTAAAGCCAATAGATATTCCACTTTGGGCGCAAAGAAATTGCAACAGCGTGGACGGCATGGAGGTATGTTGAAGGCCCTTGGGCGTGGTTTGTGGTCATTCTTCCACATGTACATCCTGAAAAAGGGCATTCTGGATGGCTGGCCCGGATTTGTTATAGCGATTGGTAATTTTGAAGGGACTTGGTATAAGTATGCTAAGCTCCATGAGCTGGAAGAAAATTGGCAGCCCCCTGATTCTCCACCCTTAGGCAGGGAGTGA
- a CDS encoding glycosyltransferase family 2 protein: MKVSLIITTYNWKDALELSLLSGLEQKHKPVEIVVADDGSRADTGEMIAGVAARAPFPVIHSWQEDEGFRLSASRNKAIAKTSGEYIVLIDGDIIMEKHFIADHVFFAQQGCFVQGTRVLLKEGLSEEVLARKKMPETLCKKGVENRKNCLRSSFLSRLVSFKNRGMNGVRTCNFAFWRKDALAVNGFNEDFIGWGREDSEFTARLLNYGLMRRSVKFNALAYHLYHPRNDRSHLPENDRLLQDTIEQKKVWCEKGVNAYL, encoded by the coding sequence ATGAAGGTTAGTCTTATCATAACCACCTATAACTGGAAGGATGCCTTAGAGCTTTCTCTGCTCAGCGGGTTAGAGCAAAAGCACAAGCCCGTCGAAATCGTGGTTGCAGATGACGGCTCAAGAGCGGATACCGGAGAAATGATAGCAGGTGTTGCCGCGCGGGCACCGTTTCCCGTCATTCATTCCTGGCAAGAAGATGAAGGATTCAGGCTATCAGCAAGCAGAAATAAAGCCATTGCCAAGACCTCGGGAGAGTATATCGTCCTCATTGATGGCGATATTATCATGGAAAAACATTTCATTGCTGACCATGTTTTTTTTGCTCAGCAGGGGTGTTTTGTTCAGGGCACCCGAGTACTCCTTAAAGAGGGGCTTTCAGAAGAAGTTTTGGCCAGAAAAAAAATGCCGGAAACTCTTTGTAAGAAAGGTGTTGAGAATAGAAAGAATTGCCTCCGCTCATCCTTTCTCTCTCGCTTAGTTTCTTTTAAAAATCGGGGAATGAACGGGGTACGAACCTGTAATTTTGCCTTTTGGCGCAAAGATGCCCTGGCAGTGAATGGTTTTAATGAAGATTTTATAGGTTGGGGCCGAGAAGACTCGGAGTTCACGGCAAGACTACTAAACTATGGTCTTATGCGGAGAAGTGTTAAGTTCAATGCCTTGGCCTACCATCTCTACCACCCCAGAAATGACCGCAGCCATCTCCCGGAGAATGATCGGCTGCTGCAAGACACCATTGAACAAAAAAAAGTATGGTGCGAAAAAGGAGTAAACGCATACTTATAG
- a CDS encoding glycosyltransferase family 9 protein: MLLKNKRILIIKPSSLGDIVHTLPLSHAIKRCFPDSSIGWIAQQVFTPLLQVDKSIDDVYPIHIPSTSDPQAGRWAWLEAFKATTNTLRTLHKEFQQKPYDLILDLHASFRSGLLGWTNPGGQRVGFSQAKELNTFFQQHLIEIPQTTEHAQDKNLLFCSYLGIKTKDEDFHLCTGEADRSAVQKFLQYHKITNSTPVIYANPAARWQSKFWPIEHWAALSDKLQMEGIAVVFGGSPQDVEYLTSITRLMQTEPIIAAGLLTLPQAAALIQQSSLYIGLDSGPMHIAALARTPVVAFFGPTHPSRVGPYSPSGNEHRIVRAEGLDCLECRKRTCSHLSCMRKISPDMVHQAAFSLMQDSSAKKNTNISALPTHHEG, encoded by the coding sequence ATGCTGCTAAAAAATAAACGGATCCTGATCATTAAACCCAGTTCATTGGGGGATATCGTTCATACCCTGCCGCTCAGCCATGCTATCAAGCGCTGCTTTCCTGACAGCTCCATCGGCTGGATTGCCCAGCAGGTCTTTACCCCTCTATTGCAGGTGGACAAGAGTATTGATGATGTCTATCCCATCCACATTCCCTCAACCAGTGATCCACAGGCAGGTCGATGGGCATGGTTGGAAGCATTCAAGGCAACGACGAATACCCTGCGCACGTTACATAAGGAATTTCAGCAGAAGCCGTACGACCTTATTCTTGACCTCCATGCGTCCTTTCGCAGTGGCCTCTTGGGCTGGACCAATCCGGGCGGCCAGCGGGTGGGATTCAGCCAAGCTAAAGAACTGAATACCTTTTTCCAACAGCACCTTATCGAGATTCCTCAAACAACAGAGCATGCCCAGGATAAAAACCTCCTTTTCTGTTCATACCTGGGGATCAAAACAAAGGATGAAGACTTTCACCTCTGCACCGGAGAAGCAGATCGCTCAGCCGTACAAAAATTCCTTCAATATCATAAAATAACAAACTCGACTCCTGTTATTTATGCAAACCCGGCAGCACGCTGGCAAAGTAAGTTTTGGCCTATTGAGCATTGGGCAGCACTGAGCGACAAACTACAGATGGAAGGTATAGCTGTGGTCTTTGGTGGGAGTCCACAGGATGTGGAATATCTTACCTCTATTACCCGGCTCATGCAGACAGAGCCGATTATTGCAGCTGGCTTACTTACCCTTCCTCAGGCTGCTGCTCTGATTCAACAGTCCTCTCTCTATATCGGCCTGGATTCCGGCCCCATGCATATCGCCGCGCTGGCGCGTACTCCGGTGGTGGCGTTCTTCGGCCCTACCCACCCAAGCAGAGTCGGGCCTTATAGCCCCAGCGGAAACGAGCATCGCATTGTCCGGGCAGAGGGACTTGATTGCCTGGAATGCAGAAAACGCACCTGTTCCCATCTCTCCTGCATGCGGAAAATCTCACCAGATATGGTGCATCAAGCCGCCTTTTCCCTTATGCAAGATTCTTCTGCAAAAAAAAACACAAACATATCAGCTCTGCCAACACACCATGAAGGTTAG
- a CDS encoding O-antigen ligase family protein, producing the protein MKSAAPQDSRAVRSFQTQARQVNSLLPALLAFALPLSTSAVSVLAILIFLVWLLEGRFIEKGIEIFSHPVAVAALTFLALLCLGLLWTENMQAGLEALKDQWKLALLPVILTATSYRYRRVYLYAFLAGMSVAMGITFLAWFGLIQYADVSPTHLTPKTFHVIYNPLLAFAIYLLFHEAIWGLARQKPGLRFLFLPLAALMTVNMFITEGRTGQAVFLILMALLLFQLFPKKRLKAVLAVVLFLPAICITGYLFSPTFQQRVTTARQEIESFHKNPNTSVGMRLLFFRNSLEIIRHHPWTGVGTGDFQSAYAEVNSKRSPNSIATDNPHNQYILVSSMLGLPGTLTFLLIFLLMFVQAKQEDEEVQRLRMALPLFFLVIMLAESYLTVYQTAFFFVVMTAALYKERPNQRLQEFLTKEEPKKCWIILSYRANIPGSACSQHIDDRLPFFQKKGIEPILLSGPVGKPSKKWIHYRTFSLAPSGIRFEIRHFLRKHLHKRWQFKIVETLCMLPIFPLYLLEKIVINMESEWSWCFLASLRGLLLYRQLQPEVVYSTGGSASAHVAAMLIKCWTSCTWIAETQDPLVHDHGWRRGKRVLWVYQALEKKICQHADAFIFLVHAAMQHCSRRTEGLCRGAVVYPGSIPELFQQQFTKGERCHFAHFGSLAGTRNLVTFFQALHQILSTNKQGEELRKKVQVDVYGSFDGESEREMERLGLTDLVIRHGIVSRQEALTAMQQTDCLLVIQNIIYFSCETIPSKVYEYLLTGRPIIGLVYNNEELEKMLTEQGHFAVPANSVQDIAEAIEKTLLTFIEEEQNELAQREKQQGSDNLPTVADAVQKLIELTQGKSETCC; encoded by the coding sequence ATGAAATCAGCAGCACCACAAGACAGCAGAGCTGTCCGCTCTTTTCAAACCCAGGCCCGTCAGGTAAATAGCCTGCTGCCAGCCCTGCTGGCCTTTGCTCTGCCTCTGTCTACATCAGCGGTTTCCGTGTTGGCCATCCTGATCTTCCTGGTCTGGCTCTTGGAAGGTAGATTCATTGAAAAAGGCATAGAGATCTTTTCCCATCCGGTTGCAGTTGCCGCATTGACTTTCCTTGCTCTCCTCTGCCTGGGCCTCCTTTGGACCGAAAACATGCAAGCTGGCCTTGAGGCCCTTAAGGACCAATGGAAGCTCGCGCTGTTGCCCGTTATCCTGACCGCAACCTCCTATCGCTATCGCAGAGTCTATCTTTATGCCTTTCTCGCCGGAATGAGTGTGGCTATGGGCATAACCTTTCTGGCTTGGTTTGGCCTCATACAGTACGCAGATGTCAGTCCAACCCATCTTACGCCCAAGACCTTCCATGTTATTTATAATCCGCTCCTGGCTTTTGCCATATATTTGCTTTTTCACGAAGCTATCTGGGGGCTAGCTCGTCAAAAACCTGGGCTGCGTTTTCTTTTTCTCCCACTTGCAGCCTTGATGACAGTCAATATGTTCATCACCGAAGGACGGACCGGGCAGGCGGTTTTTCTAATCCTCATGGCCCTGCTGCTGTTTCAGCTCTTTCCCAAAAAACGACTCAAGGCCGTGTTAGCTGTTGTTCTCTTCTTGCCCGCAATCTGCATCACCGGCTACCTGTTCAGCCCGACCTTCCAACAACGAGTAACGACGGCCCGGCAGGAGATAGAAAGTTTTCATAAAAATCCCAACACCTCTGTGGGAATGCGTCTGCTGTTCTTTCGGAATTCTCTTGAAATAATCCGGCATCACCCCTGGACAGGCGTGGGAACCGGTGACTTTCAATCAGCATACGCAGAGGTCAATAGCAAAAGAAGCCCAAACAGCATTGCAACAGATAACCCGCATAATCAGTATATACTGGTCAGCTCAATGCTTGGCCTCCCAGGCACCCTTACTTTTTTACTGATTTTCCTTCTTATGTTTGTCCAGGCAAAACAAGAGGACGAAGAGGTACAAAGGCTTCGCATGGCCTTACCTCTCTTTTTCCTGGTCATTATGTTGGCTGAATCCTATCTGACTGTCTACCAAACAGCTTTTTTCTTTGTCGTCATGACAGCAGCTCTGTATAAAGAAAGACCCAATCAACGACTCCAGGAATTTCTTACCAAAGAGGAACCCAAAAAATGCTGGATCATCCTCTCTTATCGGGCCAATATTCCAGGCTCTGCCTGCTCCCAACATATTGACGACCGCCTGCCTTTTTTTCAAAAAAAAGGTATTGAGCCAATTTTACTCAGTGGCCCCGTAGGTAAACCTTCTAAAAAATGGATCCATTACAGAACGTTTAGCCTTGCCCCTTCCGGGATTCGCTTTGAAATTCGCCATTTTCTCCGCAAACATCTCCATAAACGCTGGCAATTCAAAATAGTTGAAACCCTCTGCATGCTACCGATTTTCCCTTTGTATCTCCTGGAAAAAATCGTCATCAATATGGAGAGCGAGTGGTCCTGGTGCTTTCTTGCCTCCTTGCGAGGACTCCTCCTGTATCGCCAACTTCAGCCGGAAGTCGTGTACTCCACCGGCGGCTCAGCCTCAGCCCATGTTGCTGCCATGCTCATCAAATGCTGGACGAGCTGCACCTGGATTGCTGAAACCCAGGACCCCCTGGTGCATGATCATGGCTGGCGAAGGGGAAAACGTGTGCTCTGGGTCTATCAGGCCCTGGAAAAAAAGATATGTCAGCACGCCGATGCTTTTATCTTCCTCGTGCATGCAGCAATGCAACATTGCAGTCGCAGAACAGAAGGCCTGTGTCGTGGAGCGGTTGTCTATCCTGGTTCAATTCCAGAGCTTTTTCAACAGCAATTCACCAAGGGAGAACGTTGCCATTTTGCCCATTTTGGTTCTCTGGCCGGAACCAGAAACCTCGTCACCTTTTTCCAGGCCCTGCATCAAATTCTCAGTACCAATAAACAGGGCGAGGAACTCCGAAAAAAAGTACAAGTCGATGTCTACGGATCTTTTGACGGTGAATCGGAACGAGAAATGGAGCGCTTAGGGCTCACGGATTTGGTCATTCGTCATGGAATAGTTTCACGACAGGAGGCCCTTACAGCCATGCAGCAAACTGATTGCCTCCTGGTCATCCAGAACATTATCTATTTTTCCTGTGAAACTATCCCCTCTAAGGTCTACGAATACCTTCTGACCGGACGCCCAATTATCGGCTTAGTCTATAATAACGAGGAGCTGGAGAAAATGTTGACTGAGCAGGGTCATTTTGCCGTACCTGCCAATAGTGTTCAAGATATTGCCGAGGCTATAGAAAAAACACTTCTCACTTTTATTGAGGAAGAACAGAACGAACTGGCTCAGAGAGAGAAACAGCAAGGATCTGACAATCTCCCCACCGTTGCAGATGCGGTGCAAAAACTCATTGAATTGACCCAAGGTAAGAGCGAAACATGCTGCTAA
- the msbA gene encoding lipid A export permease/ATP-binding protein MsbA: protein MTNKTILIRLYEVLQPYRKKLFISMLAMIVVAGFNAAQAYMVKPLLDEIFLHKKKEWLVILPLALLAVFFVKGVFYFLYSYFLEWIGQCVIKDLRNKIYAHLNDLSMGFFHKNSTGELISRIMNDVSMLQGSVSHALIHLLRDFFTVCGLLGVIFYMDWRLALVSLIFIPMAAVPIVVFGKKFRRISTNYQQGMGEASNFLNETIRGARIVKAFCMEEHEKKHFDEKMQYLFDTLMTETKFRSLSHPLIEFLGGIGMALILWFGGMQVLAGNSTPGTFMSFLTALVMLYEPVKGVSKINSTIQSGMAAATRIFSLLDIEPEIKEKAKSQILPRFHNAIEFDNVTFSYGKEKPVLHNIELKVIQGEILAVVGPSGGGKTTLSSLIPRFHDVCQGAVRIDGQDIRDLTLHSLRKQIALVTQQTILFNDTVRNNIGYGSPNCTDEDIRQAAEAAFALEFIEALPKGFDTIIGESGTRLSGGQRQRVSIARAILKDAPILVLDEATSALDTESERKVQKALDNLMKNRTTIVIAHRLSTIKNADRIIVMQNGQLVEEGTHESLLEQHGVYEGLYTMQYADR from the coding sequence ATGACAAACAAAACCATACTCATTCGTCTGTACGAGGTTCTGCAACCGTACCGAAAAAAACTGTTTATCTCCATGCTGGCAATGATCGTTGTTGCCGGATTCAATGCAGCCCAGGCCTATATGGTCAAGCCCCTGCTTGATGAAATCTTTTTACACAAAAAAAAGGAATGGCTGGTCATTTTGCCACTAGCCCTGCTCGCTGTTTTTTTTGTGAAAGGTGTCTTTTATTTCCTCTACTCCTACTTCCTGGAATGGATTGGGCAATGTGTGATCAAAGATCTGCGTAATAAGATCTACGCTCACCTCAACGACTTATCAATGGGCTTCTTCCATAAAAACTCCACCGGCGAACTCATCTCCAGGATCATGAACGATGTCAGCATGCTGCAGGGATCTGTTTCCCATGCCTTGATTCACCTGCTCCGGGATTTCTTTACCGTATGTGGCCTGCTGGGGGTTATCTTCTACATGGATTGGCGCTTAGCCCTTGTCTCCCTTATTTTTATCCCTATGGCTGCTGTCCCCATCGTGGTCTTCGGCAAAAAATTTCGCCGCATCAGTACCAATTATCAGCAGGGCATGGGAGAGGCCAGCAATTTTCTCAACGAAACCATCCGAGGTGCGCGCATCGTCAAGGCCTTTTGCATGGAAGAACATGAAAAGAAGCATTTTGACGAAAAAATGCAATACCTTTTCGATACCCTAATGACCGAGACCAAATTCCGCAGTTTATCTCATCCCCTGATTGAGTTTCTCGGTGGCATCGGCATGGCCTTAATTCTCTGGTTCGGCGGCATGCAAGTCCTGGCAGGAAACTCCACACCAGGTACCTTTATGTCCTTTCTCACAGCCTTGGTCATGCTCTATGAACCGGTCAAAGGGGTGAGCAAGATTAATTCCACCATTCAATCGGGTATGGCTGCAGCCACTCGTATTTTCAGCCTACTCGATATTGAGCCGGAAATTAAAGAAAAAGCAAAGAGTCAGATACTTCCTCGCTTTCACAATGCCATTGAATTCGATAATGTCACTTTTTCCTATGGCAAAGAAAAGCCCGTGCTGCACAATATCGAGCTCAAGGTGATTCAGGGAGAAATCCTTGCAGTGGTCGGTCCTTCCGGTGGGGGTAAAACCACCTTATCCAGCCTCATCCCTCGATTCCACGATGTTTGCCAGGGAGCTGTACGCATTGATGGACAAGATATCCGTGACCTGACCCTGCATTCTCTACGAAAACAAATCGCCCTGGTAACCCAGCAGACTATTCTTTTTAACGATACTGTCCGCAATAATATCGGCTATGGCAGTCCGAACTGCACAGATGAGGACATCCGCCAAGCTGCAGAAGCGGCCTTTGCCCTGGAATTTATTGAGGCCCTGCCCAAAGGTTTTGATACTATAATTGGTGAATCAGGAACCCGCCTTTCCGGGGGGCAACGCCAGCGGGTATCCATTGCCCGGGCCATCCTGAAGGATGCGCCTATCCTGGTCCTGGACGAAGCCACTTCAGCCCTGGATACCGAGTCTGAACGTAAGGTTCAAAAGGCCCTGGACAACCTGATGAAAAACCGGACAACCATTGTCATTGCCCATCGCCTCTCCACAATTAAGAATGCCGACCGGATCATCGTTATGCAGAACGGTCAATTAGTGGAAGAAGGTACTCATGAAAGCCTCCTGGAACAGCATGGTGTCTATGAAGGATTGTACACCATGCAGTATGCTGACAGATAA
- a CDS encoding protein-L-isoaspartate(D-aspartate) O-methyltransferase has protein sequence MAETLVERGIQDRATLRAMVEVPRHQFVEDAMRARAYGDFPLPIGSNQTISQPYVVAMMTQALQLRGHERVLEIGTGSGYQAAVLSRLCKRVYTVERIHSLLGRARKVFDQLRYYNIISCIDDGTVGWPEHAPFDAILVTAGGPEIPVPLIEQLADRGRIVMPVGSQEEQELQLLEKRNRRIRVQAIGQVRFVNLIGAHGWRE, from the coding sequence ATGGCGGAAACGCTTGTTGAGCGCGGTATTCAGGATCGGGCAACCCTGCGGGCCATGGTTGAGGTGCCCCGGCATCAGTTTGTTGAGGATGCCATGAGGGCTCGGGCATATGGAGATTTTCCTTTGCCCATCGGTTCTAACCAGACTATCTCTCAGCCCTATGTTGTTGCCATGATGACCCAGGCCCTACAGCTTCGGGGGCATGAGCGGGTGTTGGAGATCGGAACCGGATCCGGTTATCAGGCAGCCGTGCTTTCCAGGCTTTGCAAACGGGTGTATACGGTTGAGCGCATTCATTCCCTCCTGGGACGGGCACGGAAGGTCTTTGATCAGCTGCGCTATTATAATATTATTTCCTGCATAGATGATGGAACGGTTGGGTGGCCCGAGCATGCGCCCTTTGATGCTATTTTGGTGACAGCAGGTGGTCCGGAAATTCCTGTCCCCCTGATAGAGCAATTGGCAGACCGTGGTAGGATAGTCATGCCGGTGGGGTCTCAGGAAGAGCAGGAGCTGCAACTCTTGGAAAAACGGAACAGAAGGATTCGTGTGCAGGCTATCGGGCAGGTGCGTTTTGTCAACCTGATAGGAGCGCATGGGTGGAGAGAATAG
- a CDS encoding YqaA family protein produces the protein MERIGERMEMQEEKTQQVDMKEKPSQKPGPVRRLYDWMLSWADSPYGLHVLVLISFAESSFFPIPPDVLLIALVLGATTRWYKFAFWCTLASVAGGLAGYGIGVFGWETIGQWIVQHIAHMELTEVNGRQDIALPAYLVSSMGASLGGEYLFQVYDHWNAWIVFVFGLTPLPYKLVTITAGVARVNLPVFLVASVLSRALRFFLVAWILSKWGDPARRFIDRYFNLLTIAFIVLLVGGFLVLKLVM, from the coding sequence GTGGAGAGAATAGGAGAGAGGATGGAGATGCAGGAAGAGAAAACGCAGCAAGTTGATATGAAAGAAAAGCCTAGTCAAAAGCCTGGTCCTGTCCGCCGTCTCTATGATTGGATGTTGAGTTGGGCAGACAGTCCCTACGGGTTGCACGTCCTTGTTCTTATCTCTTTTGCCGAGTCCAGTTTTTTCCCTATTCCGCCGGATGTCTTGTTGATAGCCTTGGTACTCGGGGCAACCACTCGTTGGTACAAGTTTGCTTTTTGGTGTACCTTGGCTTCGGTGGCTGGTGGCTTGGCCGGTTACGGGATCGGAGTGTTCGGCTGGGAAACCATCGGGCAATGGATAGTGCAGCATATTGCTCATATGGAGCTGACAGAGGTGAATGGTCGGCAGGATATAGCCCTGCCAGCCTATCTGGTTTCCAGTATGGGAGCTTCTTTGGGTGGTGAATATCTGTTTCAAGTCTACGATCACTGGAATGCCTGGATCGTCTTTGTCTTTGGTTTGACCCCCTTGCCTTATAAGCTGGTGACGATTACGGCCGGTGTGGCGCGGGTAAACCTACCTGTTTTTCTGGTCGCTTCGGTTCTGTCCCGGGCCTTGCGTTTTTTCCTTGTAGCCTGGATCCTCTCGAAATGGGGTGATCCTGCCCGTCGTTTTATTGATCGCTATTTCAATCTGTTGACCATCGCCTTTATTGTGTTGTTGGTTGGTGGTTTTTTGGTCTTGAAATTAGTTATGTAG